A single region of the Salvelinus sp. IW2-2015 linkage group LG20, ASM291031v2, whole genome shotgun sequence genome encodes:
- the LOC111981123 gene encoding beta-1,3-N-acetylglucosaminyltransferase lunatic fringe, translating to MSKSYGKKTVISITSAGVTCLLLLLVVAQHHRVQVDEVPNQREMGTRSLQSMDTVATDGVKDVQQQVNSDAQAKKGLSAYFSKLTRGRREADKPAGSAQSATDASPAEDISADDIFIAVKTTKKFHQSRLNLLLDTWISRNMQQTYIFTDGEDEELKKKIGSHAINTNCSAAHSRQALSCKMAVEYDKFIESGKKWFCHVDDDNYVNMRTLVKLLSHYPHTQDMYIGKPSLDRPIEATERLGDNKMRPVNFWFATGGAGFCVSRGLALKMSPWASGGHFMNTAEKIRLPDDCTIGYIIESVLGVPLTRSNFFHSHLENLQQVSRSELHKQITLSYGMFENKRNIINMKGAFPVEEDPSRFKSVHCLLYPDTPWCPLQVAY from the exons ATGTCGAAAAGTTATGGTAAGAAAACGGTTATCTCTATAACCAGTGCAGGAGTCACCTGCCTTCTGTTGCTCTTGGTGGTCGCGCAGCATCACAGAGTTCAGGTAGACGAGGTTCCAaaccagagagagatggggacgcGCTCACTCCAGAGCATGGACACCGTGGCTACGGACGGAGTGAAGGATGTTCAGCAACAGGTCAATTCGGATGCGCAGGCAAAAAAAGGATTATCTGCGTATTTTTCCAAGTTGACCCGGGGACGGAGAGAGGCGGACAAGCCTGCAGGGTCCGCTCAGTCAGCGACAGATGCCTCCCCCGCAGAGGACATCAGTGCAGATGACATCTTCATCGCTGTCAAAACCACAAAGAAGTTCCATCAGTCTCGACTGAATCTCCTTCTGGATACCTGGATCTCTAGAAACATGCAGCAG ACATACATCTTCACAGACGGAGAAGATGAGGAGCTGAAGAAGAAAATTG GGAGTCACGCCATCAACACCAACTGTTCAGCAGCACACAGCCGCCAAGCTCTATCCTGCAAGATGGCTGTGGAGTACGACAAGTTCATTGAGTCTGGGAAAAA GTGGTTTTGTCACGTGGATGATGATAACTACGTTAACATGAGGACTCTGGTGAAGCTGCTGTCCCACTACCCCCACACCCAGGACATGTACATTGGCAAGCCCAGCCTGGACCGGCCCATCGAGGCCACAGAGAGGCTAGGAGACAACAAGATG cGACCAGTAAACTTCTGGTTTGCTACTGGGGGAGCCGGCTTCTGTGTGAGTCGAGGCCTGGCTTTGAAGATGAGCCCATGGGCCAGTGGCGGCCATTTTATGAACACGGCAGAGAAGATTCGTCTGCCTGACGACTGCACCATCGGCTACATCATCGAGTCGGTGCTGGGGGTGCCTCTGACCCGCAGCAACTTCTTCCACTCCCATCTGGAGAACCTGCAACAGGTGTCCAGATCTGAACTTCACAAACAG ATCACATTGAGTTATGGAATGTTTGAGAACAAGAGGAACATCATCAATATGAAAGGGGCTTTCCCAGTGGAGGAAGACCCATCAAG GTTTAAGTCTGTGCACTGTTTGCTGTACCCAGACACCCCTTGGTGCCCGCTTCAGGTTGCCTACTAG